A region of the Methylobacterium nodulans ORS 2060 genome:
AGACGATCCGGCTCGCCTCCGCGCGCCGTCAGGCGAAGGTTTTTGCCCGGATGGTCGCGACCGGCGGCGGGCTGGAGGAGGGGCGCGGCGGCATCGCGGCCCGGATCGTCGCCGCCGCCCAGGAGGCGTGGCGCGACCAGGACCCGACCGAGACCCGGGCCGAGCGGCGCGAGCGCATCGAGCGCGCCATGCGGGCGGCCCTGACGCTCGATCTCAAACGCCTGCAGCTGGGGCTGCCGCTGCTCGCCACCTCCGGCTCGGCCGCGCCCTTCGTCGGGCTGTTCGGCACCGTCTGGGGCATCATGAATTCCTTCTCGTCGATCGCGAAGAGCCAGGACACCAGCCTCGCGGTGGTGGCGCCCGGCATCGCGGAGGCGCTGTTCGCCACCGCCATCGGCCTCGTGGTCGCGATTCCCGCCGTCGTCGCCTACAACAAGCTCTCGGGCGACCTCGGCAAGGTGCAGTCCGCCTTCGCGGCGGCGATCGGCACGCTGGGCAACCGGCTGGCGCGCGACCGCAGCCACCACGCCCGCAGCGCCGCAGAATAGACAGCAGGAGAGCGCCCGATGGGCATGGGTCCGCTCCAGACGAGCACCGCGGACGAGGACGGGTTCGAGGCCGCCCCGCTCTCCGAGATCAACGTCACGCCGATGGTCGACGTGATGCTGGTGCTGCTCATCATCTTCATGGTGGCGGCCCCCCTGATGACGGTGGGCGTGCCCGTGCAGCTGCCCAAGACCGCCGCCGCCAAGACCTCCGAGCCCAAGAAGCCGGTCGTGGTCTCGGTGGACAAGGACGGCAACGCCTTCCTGGCCAAGGAGCCCCTGCCCGTCGACGGCGCGCTCGCCCGCCTCAAGGCCGCCGCCGCGGAGGATCCGACCCAGACCGTGCTGGTGCGCGGCGACAAGGACGTGCCCTACGGCAAGGTCATGGAGGTGATGGGCCTCGTGGGCCAGGCCGGGTTCGCCAAGGTCTCGCTCATCGCGAACGCCCCGAACGGCGCTCCCGCCACGACGGCGCCGGCCGCGCCCCGGTAGAGCCGATGACCCCGCGCGCGACCCTGCAGGGACCCGATCAGCCGGGCCCCGGCCTCGCCCTGGCCTTCCTGGTGGCCTTCGCCCTGCACGTGGGCGCCATCGGGGCGATCACGCTCTGGCGCAGTGCCCCGCCGACCTCCGGCGAGAACGAGATCACCATCGACCTCGCCCCGAGCCTGGAGGCGATCGAGGTTCCGAACGACGCGAACGACACCATCTCGACGCCGCCGCCCGCGGAGCTTCCGGCCGAACAGAAGACGGCGGAGCCGCCGGCCGAGACCCGGATGGCCGACACGCCGCCCGACCTGCCGGAGGTCAAGCCGCAGGAGAGTCCGGTCGAGACGCCCCAGCCGATGACCGAGGCCGTGCCGCCGGAGGCCGTGGAGCCGAAGCCGGCGGAGGCGGTGCAGGCCGTCGAGCTGCCGCCCGAGGATCAGGTCATCACCTCGACGAACGAGGCGGCGCCGCTGGCGCCCCCGCCGCCGGCCGTCGTGGCCCGCCCGGTGGAGGAGCCCAAGCCCGAGCCGAAGCCGGTGCTGAAGCCGGTCGAGAAGCCGAAGCCCAAGCCCGTCGAGCAGGTGCGCAAGCCCCCGCCGCCGAAGCCGGTCCGCGAGGCGACCCGCGAGGCGGTGAAGCCGCGGGCGGCGGAGCGCTCGACCGAGCCCGCGCGGCAGCGCCGGGCGGCGGCCACCGCCTCGCGTGCGAATGCGGGCGGCAGCGCGGCGGCGCCCTCCGCCAATCCGAACGCCCTGCGGGCATGGGGCCAGCAGATCTCCGGCGCGATCCGGGCGCGGGTGCGCAGCCCGGGCGCTGGCGGCGGAACGGTGACGATCCGCTTCACGGTGGCCCGCTCGGGCCGCGTGATGAGCGCCTCGCTCATCAGCAGCAGCGGCAACAGCAGCCTCGACGCGGCCGCGCTCGCCGCCGCCGCCCCTGGCAGCTCGCTCCCGCCCGCTCCCGCGGACGTGACCGTGGCGCAGCAGAGCTTTTCGGTCCCGCTCGCCTTCCGGTGAGGCGGCCAGGGCCGGCGCATCCCCGCATGACCGTCGTCATCCGGCATCCGGTCGATGGCTCCGCCCCATCCGGCTCCCTCTTTCCGGGCCCGTTCGGGCCTGCACGACTGGAGCGCCAGCGGAAGGAGATCCGGGACCCAGCACAGTGAGTTGCCGCGCAGCGGCTCCGTTTGCCTCCACCGTGGCTGACAAGTAGTCGCTGCGCGACTTTTCGTGCTGGGTCCCGGGTCGCATTCCGCTGCCGCTGCATGCGCCCGGGACAGGGGGGAGCGGGCGAGAGGAGGCCGGGCGAGACAGTCTCCGAACTGATCGCTCGCAGCCCGGATCATGTCGTCGGATGGGCGGACCGCTCCATTGCGGCCCGGCCCGCCGCGGTGATGCGCAGCTCCTGCCGGTCGGCCCGGTAGTCGATGAGGCCCCGCGCCATCAGGTGCGGGACGAGGAGACCGGTCCCGTCGTCGTGGAGCCGGCGCCGCTTCAGCGCCGCCAGCGCGACCCAGCCATCCGCCTGCGCGAGATGGCGGAGGAGACGCCGCTCGGCCGCGATCACGGCCGGGCTCCCGTCGCCTGGCCTCTCATGGCAGCGGCAGCGGGCGCGCCCAGACCTCGCCGCCCGCTGGCGCCGAAACACTGGCGAGGTCGTGCGCGGCGAGGAGCGCCAGGGCCGCGCCGACGCGCAAAGCCGTGACGTTCAGGAGCTCCGCCGCCGTCCCGAGCGGAACCCGCACCTCCCCGTCCCGCTCGCCGGCCCAGGCGCAGAGCAGGAGGTAGAGCTTCAGCGCGTCAAGGTTGCCAGTCTTCCGGCAGGACAAGGCGCGCAGGCCGCGGATCTCCGCGTGCGGATTCGCCCGGTAGGCGGGGTCGTGCGGGATCCGGGCGCTGCGTGCCCCGGGATCGAAGCGGGTGAGGGCGAAGCGCGTGCGCTGGCCCTCTGGCGCCACCCGCACGAGATCATAGGCACAGAGCCGCTTCTTCCCGGCGACGATCAGCGACTGCGACAGGCCCGCCAGCGCGGCGAGCTGGGTGCAGGACAGAACGGCCGATCCGTCCTCCCCGGCGGTCACCGCCAGGGCGAGGAGCAGCTTGAGCGCGGCCGTCGAGCGGCCGACGCGCGCCGCGTCGCCCCGGAACAGGCGCAAGCCCCCGTCGAGCACCCACTGGCAGGGCAGCCGCGACCATGCGGGCTCGCGCCCCGGGCTCCTGGGCATCAGGCCGGTCGGTCCGGGGGCCACGAGCAGGCCGGCGGGGGCGAGCATGGCCGGCCTATCCGCGCGGGCGGGGCGGCCTCTGGCCACCGCGCCGCGATGCTGCGAAGGATGAAGGAGCGCCCCGATCCCCGGGAGCGGCCGCCCGGGAGACGGGAGAGGGAGGTTTCTCGGTTGGCATCAGCATCACGGCACGCGGTACGGCTCGTCATGGCAAGCGAATATCGGCAGTATTCCAGCGTTGTGCGGCGCTCAATATGAACGATGCTGCCGATGAGACCGCCATTGAGGTCGCCCTCGCCCTCGGCGGCACGATCCGGCTCGGAGACCGCCTGATGGCGGTGGCCGATGCGGCGGCGCTGCTCGATGCCATCGCGCGGAGCGGCTCGGTGCAGGGGCTCGCCGCTGCGCTTGGCCTCTCCTACCGGGCCGCCTGGGACCGGCTGCGGCTGCTCGAGGCCGCCTTCGGCCGCCCGCTGGTGCAGAAGACCCGCGGGCACGGCTCCGCGCTTACCCCGGCCGGCCTCGCCCTGCGGGCGGCGCTCGGCGCCGCTGCGGCCGGGCTGGAGCCGGCCCTGGCGCGGGAGGCCCGCGCGCTCGAGGCGCGGCTGCGCGACCTCGTCGGGGCGGCGGCCCGCCCTTTACGGATCGCGGCGAGCCACGACCCGCTGCTGATGGAACTCGTGCAGGAGATGCAGGCCGGCGAGGTGGCGATCATGGGCAGCGAGGAGGCGGTGGCCCAACTCGCCGACGGGCGCGTGGATGCGGCGGGCTTCCATTGCGGCCCGCTCGCGCCGGCCGAGGCCGGCCCACCCTTCGCCGATCTCGCGGCGGATCCGGGCATCGCCCTGCGGCCGCTCTTCGCCCGCGAGCAGGGGCTGCTCCTGGCGGCCGGCAACCCGCTCGGCATCCGCACCGTCACCGACCTCGCGGCCCGGGGCGTGCGCATCGTCAACCGGCAGAAGGGCTCGGGCACGCGGCGCTGGTTCGACCGGCTCCTCGCCGAGCACGGCATCCCGGCCACAAGCCTGCGCGGCTACGGGATAGAGGAGTTCACGCATCAGGCCGTGGCCGCGGTGATCGCCTCGGGCGCGGCCGATGCGGGCCTGGGCGCCCGGGCGGCGGCCGAGCGCTTCGGCCTCGCTTTCCTGTCGATGGGCTGGGAACTCTACTACCTCGCCGCGAGCGCCTCCCTGCAGGCCGGGCCGCTCGACCGGCTCGCCGCGCAGGCCGCCGCCCGCGCCGCCGCGACGCCCGGCTATCGGCCGCCGGACTGACCGGCCTCGACGCCGAGGCCGCGCTCCCCCGCCTCGATACGGCCGGATCCTCTCGCGGCCCGCCGCGTCGGCAGTTGCGGCGACCGCGATTTTCGGGAAGCTCGGCTGTGACAACGGCGGGGGCCTTCATGCGCGGCGCGACGATCCTGGTCTTCTCACTGGCGCTCGGTGCGGCGGCCGAAGCCGCCGAGGATCCTTACGCGCCGGCCGACGCGCTCTCGGTGGCGCCGATCTTCCGCAAATGCACCGGGAGCAAGCTGCCCGAGTACCAGAAGGGGGCCTGCCTGGATGACGCGGCCAAGGCGCTGCGCGTGCAGATGAAGGCGGAGGTCGACCGCAAGCTCGCGGCGATCGACGCGGTGGCCCGCCGGCCGCCGAGCCCCGGCAGCCTGGCCGGCCCGGCGGATGCGGAGGCATGGCGCAAGGCCTTCCTGGCCGCGCAGGCGGCCTTCGAGGAATACGACCGGCTCCACTGCGACAGCCTCTACGATTTCGACCTGCATGGCGGCTCCGCGGCCGGCCAGATCGCCTCCGCCTGCAAGATCCGGCACCTCGTGGCGCGGATCAACGAGCTGCGCAGCTGACCGCCCCGGAAGGGCCGGGAGCCGCGGTGCGGGACCGCACCGGCTGCCGTTCCGTTCCCGCGTAACCTGTCTCGCGTTGCCGTCCGGACCGGGCCGATGGGCCGGTCCCCTCGCCGTGAGGCTTGCCATGCGCCTGTTCACCCTGCTCGCGATTGCGTCCTTCCTCGGTCTCGGCGTCGGCGCGACCTTCGTCGCCGCACCGTCCCCCGCCCAGGCGGGCGTGCAGTGCAAGGGCGGCTGCTGATCATCCGGGCACCGCCCGGTGCGGCAGCGCACCGCAGTACCATCCTGGTGTGGCAGTCTCACGATTTGGTGGGCGGCGCGAAGCGATCATCGCCCGGCGGTTCCGCCCCGACCCGGTCTCCGGTCGTGCGCGGCCGGAGGTCCTTCGAGAGGAGCCATCCATGACCGGATCCGCCGAACATGCTTCCCGCGGCCTGCGTCGTGCCGCGTTCCTCGCCGGCCTGGCGCTGCTGGGCTCAGCCGTCGGGGCGCAGGCGCAGGCCGTGACCGAGGAGGAGATCTTCGAAGCGCTCGCACCGCGGCCCCTGAGCCGCAGCCTCTCCCTGACGGTGCGCAGCGATGCCGGCAGCGAGGGCCGCGCCTTCCTCGACACGCTGCGCAACCGCACCTCGTTCTCGCAGGCGGAGCGCGAGCAGCTCGCCGCCGCGGCGGCCGAGCGGCCGAGCATCGATCTCGACGTCCCCTTCGCGTACAATTCCGCGACGATCGGCCGGACGGCGCTGCCGGTGGTCAAGATGCTCGGCGCCACCCTGGCGCGCCCGCAGCTCGCGAGCAGCATCATCCTGATCGTCGGCCACACCGATGCCAAGGGCTCCGACCGCGTCAACCAGCTCCTGTCGGAGCGCCGGGCGGAGGCGGTCAAGCAGTACATCGTGCAGAATTACGGGGTGCCGGCGGGCAACCTCGTCGCCGTCGGCTACGGCAAGAGCCGTCTCAAGGACCCGGCCAATCCCCTCGCGCCGGCCAATCGCCGCGTCACTGCGGTGAACATGTCGGCCGTGAAGTCGGCCGCCCGGGAGTGATCCGGCAGGCGCCCGATCGCGTCTCGCCGAGCGGATGGCGGAGGAGTAACACAATCCGCCGCGCGGGGCCGCCTTAAGGCCGCCACGCGCTCGTGACCACGCACGGGAGCCGCCCGCCCCGGAAGGCGGGCCGCGCTCGCGCGAGGTGCATGATGGTCGTCCGGTCCCGTCCCGGCCTGGTTGAGGTTTTTTTCACGCTCCAGGGCTCGATCCTGCCGAAGATCGTGCGGCAGGTGGCCAGCATCACGGCCATCGCCTGCCTGGTAGTCGCGGTCGAGCGCCACTGGCCGCAGCCCTTCCCGGGCACCGAGGGAATCGGGCCCTTCACGCTCGTCGGGCTCGCGCTCTCGATCTTCCTCAGCTTCCGCAACAACACCTGCTACGACCGCTGGTGGGAGGCGCGAAAGCTCTGGGGGTCGCTCATCGCCGAGACGCGCGAACTCGCGCGGCTGATCGGCGTGCTCCTGCCCGGCCCCGACGAGGCGGCCACCCGGACCGCGAGCCTGCGGCGGCTCGCGGGCTTCGCGCATGCCCTCCATGCGCGCCTGCGCGGCCTCGACGAGGCCGCGGCGGCCCGGCCCTGGCTGCCGGACGGGGAGGGGGCGGGCCTGGCCTCGCGCGCGAGCTCCGCGGACGCGGTCCTGACCGCGCTCTCCGCCGACCTCGCCGCTGCCATGCGGCGCGGCGCCCTCGGCGATATCCTGTTCGCGCAGGCCCAGGCCCGGATCGCGGCCCTGTCGCAGATCCACACGTCCTGCGAGCGCATCCAGTCGACCCCGCTGCCCTTCGCCTACTCGCTGCTGCTCTACCGCACGGCCTGGCTCTACTGCCTGCTGCTGCCCTTCGGGCTCGCCGCCTCCCTGGGCTGGGCGACCCCGGTCGTCGCCGCCCTCGTGGCCTACACCTTCTTCGGGCTCGACGTGCTCGGGGACGAGCTGGAGGAGCCCTTCGGCACCGAGCCGAACGACCTGCCCCTCGACGCGATGCTGCGCATGATCGAGCGCATCGTCTGCGACGCTCTGGGCGAGCCCATGCCGCCGCTCCTTGCGCCGGAAGGGTGCGTGCTGCACTGACACCCGCGCGAAAAAGGTGCGCGGCTGCGGATCGCCGTTGCGCGGCCCGGCTCCATTTCGCCCTGGGACCGGCCCATGGTCGGGCCGACAGAGCCGGAGCGCCTCGACGATGATCCCCATGCTGGACCCTGCGACCCTCACCGTGTTCGTCACCGGCGCGACTGCCGGCTTCGGGGCCGCGCTCTGCCGCCGTTTCGCCGAGGCCGGGGCGCGGGTGATCGGCACCGGCCGCCGCCCCGATCGGCTCGACGCCCTCAAGGCCGAGCTCGGCGAGCGCTGCCACGTGATGCAGCTCGACGTGACGGATCGCGATGCGGTCTTCGCCGCGGTGCAGGCCCTGCCGGCCGGCTTCGACGCCCCCAATGTCTGCATCGCCAATGCGGGGCTGGCGCTCGGCCTCTCGCCCGCCCACGAGGCCGAGATCGACGACTGGGACCGGATGATCGCCACCAACGTCAACGGCCTCGCCTACACGGTGCGGGCGCTCCTGCCGGGCATGGTGGCGCGCGACGAGGGGCATATCGTGCTCCTCGGCTCGGTGGCGGGCGACTACCCCTATCCGGGCGGCAACGTCTACGGGGCGACCAAGGCCTTCGTGAAGCAGTTCGCCCTCAACCTCCGGGCCGATCTCCTCGGCCGGAACGTGCGCGTGACGAATATCGAGCCCGGCATGGCCGAGACGGAGTTCTCGCTGGTGCGCTTCGAGGGCGATGCCGACCAGGCCGCGAAGACCTACGAGGGCCTGACCGCGATGTCGGCCGAGGACATTGCCGAGACGATCTTCTGGTCCTGCATCCTGCCGCGCCACCTCAACATCAACCGCATGCAGATGATGCCGGTGATGCAGGCCTTCTCGCCCTTCGCGGTGAAGCGGGGCTGAGCGCGCCTTGGCGCGCGCCTCAGGCGAGACGGCGGCGCAGCCGCCGCCAGCCGAGCACGACGCCGCTCACCGAGACGATCAGCCCGAGGGCGCTCAACAGGCCGATCACCGCCTGCCGGGCGGGCGGGTGGCGCAGGAGCGGCCCGACATCGAGGGTGTGCAGGGCGTCGAACAGCCAGCGGTTCGCCCGCCTGCTGCGGTCGATCCGCCCGAGGATCTCGCCGGTGCCCGGATCGACGTGGAACCATGTGGCGGCGGGATCGGCGAAGACGAGGCGCAGCACCGGCAGGCGCGGCGCCCCGTGCCGGTCCGACCAGTAGGCATCGGGCGCGTCGAGCCGCAGGGCCGTCGCGAGCGGGGCCTCCGGCAGGAGGCCGCTCGCCGCCGCCAGGATGCGGTCCTGCGTCACTTCCGTGCCGCAGCAGGGCCGGACGCCGTCGGGCCCGGCGGCCAGCACCAGCGGATGGCCGCCGATCCAGGCGAAGCGGAGTTCGACGCTGCCCGGCGGCGCAAGGGCGAGGGTCTCGCGGCCCGGCGGGAAGGCCGGGGCAGCCTGCCCGGCATAGCGGGCGAGCGCCGCGGCATCGGGCATGCGCGGGCCGAACCAGTGGTTCGGGTTCATCGACAGCCAGCCGCTGAACACGAAGGTGACAACCGCAAGGCCTCCCGCCACGCCCGCAAGGTGGTGCCACGCGCGCCAGCCGCGATAGGGGGTGAGCCTTTTTCGCCGCAGGCGCAGCAGGCCGAGGCCGAAGCCGCTCACCGCCGCCGCGAGCGCCATGCCGGAGAGCCACAGCACCACCTCCCGCCAG
Encoded here:
- a CDS encoding MotA/TolQ/ExbB proton channel family protein, with translation MDPTAAAPAAHDMSFLGLFLQADPIVKGVMILLILASVACWTVIIEKTIRLASARRQAKVFARMVATGGGLEEGRGGIAARIVAAAQEAWRDQDPTETRAERRERIERAMRAALTLDLKRLQLGLPLLATSGSAAPFVGLFGTVWGIMNSFSSIAKSQDTSLAVVAPGIAEALFATAIGLVVAIPAVVAYNKLSGDLGKVQSAFAAAIGTLGNRLARDRSHHARSAAE
- the tolR gene encoding protein TolR, giving the protein MGMGPLQTSTADEDGFEAAPLSEINVTPMVDVMLVLLIIFMVAAPLMTVGVPVQLPKTAAAKTSEPKKPVVVSVDKDGNAFLAKEPLPVDGALARLKAAAAEDPTQTVLVRGDKDVPYGKVMEVMGLVGQAGFAKVSLIANAPNGAPATTAPAAPR
- a CDS encoding TonB family protein, with product MTPRATLQGPDQPGPGLALAFLVAFALHVGAIGAITLWRSAPPTSGENEITIDLAPSLEAIEVPNDANDTISTPPPAELPAEQKTAEPPAETRMADTPPDLPEVKPQESPVETPQPMTEAVPPEAVEPKPAEAVQAVELPPEDQVITSTNEAAPLAPPPPAVVARPVEEPKPEPKPVLKPVEKPKPKPVEQVRKPPPPKPVREATREAVKPRAAERSTEPARQRRAAATASRANAGGSAAAPSANPNALRAWGQQISGAIRARVRSPGAGGGTVTIRFTVARSGRVMSASLISSSGNSSLDAAALAAAAPGSSLPPAPADVTVAQQSFSVPLAFR
- a CDS encoding substrate-binding domain-containing protein, with translation MNDAADETAIEVALALGGTIRLGDRLMAVADAAALLDAIARSGSVQGLAAALGLSYRAAWDRLRLLEAAFGRPLVQKTRGHGSALTPAGLALRAALGAAAAGLEPALAREARALEARLRDLVGAAARPLRIAASHDPLLMELVQEMQAGEVAIMGSEEAVAQLADGRVDAAGFHCGPLAPAEAGPPFADLAADPGIALRPLFAREQGLLLAAGNPLGIRTVTDLAARGVRIVNRQKGSGTRRWFDRLLAEHGIPATSLRGYGIEEFTHQAVAAVIASGAADAGLGARAAAERFGLAFLSMGWELYYLAASASLQAGPLDRLAAQAAARAAATPGYRPPD
- a CDS encoding lysozyme inhibitor LprI family protein, translated to MTTAGAFMRGATILVFSLALGAAAEAAEDPYAPADALSVAPIFRKCTGSKLPEYQKGACLDDAAKALRVQMKAEVDRKLAAIDAVARRPPSPGSLAGPADAEAWRKAFLAAQAAFEEYDRLHCDSLYDFDLHGGSAAGQIASACKIRHLVARINELRS
- a CDS encoding OmpA family protein — encoded protein: MTGSAEHASRGLRRAAFLAGLALLGSAVGAQAQAVTEEEIFEALAPRPLSRSLSLTVRSDAGSEGRAFLDTLRNRTSFSQAEREQLAAAAAERPSIDLDVPFAYNSATIGRTALPVVKMLGATLARPQLASSIILIVGHTDAKGSDRVNQLLSERRAEAVKQYIVQNYGVPAGNLVAVGYGKSRLKDPANPLAPANRRVTAVNMSAVKSAARE
- a CDS encoding bestrophin family protein, which encodes MVVRSRPGLVEVFFTLQGSILPKIVRQVASITAIACLVVAVERHWPQPFPGTEGIGPFTLVGLALSIFLSFRNNTCYDRWWEARKLWGSLIAETRELARLIGVLLPGPDEAATRTASLRRLAGFAHALHARLRGLDEAAAARPWLPDGEGAGLASRASSADAVLTALSADLAAAMRRGALGDILFAQAQARIAALSQIHTSCERIQSTPLPFAYSLLLYRTAWLYCLLLPFGLAASLGWATPVVAALVAYTFFGLDVLGDELEEPFGTEPNDLPLDAMLRMIERIVCDALGEPMPPLLAPEGCVLH
- a CDS encoding SDR family NAD(P)-dependent oxidoreductase, giving the protein MIPMLDPATLTVFVTGATAGFGAALCRRFAEAGARVIGTGRRPDRLDALKAELGERCHVMQLDVTDRDAVFAAVQALPAGFDAPNVCIANAGLALGLSPAHEAEIDDWDRMIATNVNGLAYTVRALLPGMVARDEGHIVLLGSVAGDYPYPGGNVYGATKAFVKQFALNLRADLLGRNVRVTNIEPGMAETEFSLVRFEGDADQAAKTYEGLTAMSAEDIAETIFWSCILPRHLNINRMQMMPVMQAFSPFAVKRG
- a CDS encoding PepSY domain-containing protein; the encoded protein is MKRWLHLGHRWLGIAAGLFFAVWFVSGLVMLFVGFPALTEAERRAALPPLALDAVRLGPQEALAGLPGFPAAFTLSMRDDEPVYRLTGPDGRRLVLSAVTGAPLPPLSAEAALALARRHPAARNVEDRGVVERDQWTVTARYDASRPFRVVALGDPAGTELYFSEGTGELALDTTRAERVWNWLGAVPHWIYLTPLRAEAALWREVVLWLSGMALAAAVSGFGLGLLRLRRKRLTPYRGWRAWHHLAGVAGGLAVVTFVFSGWLSMNPNHWFGPRMPDAAALARYAGQAAPAFPPGRETLALAPPGSVELRFAWIGGHPLVLAAGPDGVRPCCGTEVTQDRILAAASGLLPEAPLATALRLDAPDAYWSDRHGAPRLPVLRLVFADPAATWFHVDPGTGEILGRIDRSRRANRWLFDALHTLDVGPLLRHPPARQAVIGLLSALGLIVSVSGVVLGWRRLRRRLA